The following are encoded in a window of Chryseobacterium sp. genomic DNA:
- a CDS encoding aldehyde dehydrogenase family protein produces the protein MTKEIQNKLKSAERSYQDWKTVSFSERKKLFKKLAKLLDRDSEDLAKIITEEMGKPISQAVAEVEKCALMTRYYANAENVLKPEKVETEFRISEIHYAPKGVILGVMPWNFPFWQVLRFAVPTILAGNTVVVKHASICFGSGKAIEKLFLEAGFPKAVFQNLEVGHEVVKELLENSIVKAVSLTGSEGAGAEVAATAGKYIKKSLLELGGSDAFIVLDDADLESAAVSAAKARLANCGQACNAGKRFIIQKKIEKDFMPLFINEYRKYVPGDPMDPETEIAGMARPDLADELEKQYTTALENGAEIILPLERISETAFMPGLIKVKTGNPVLQQELFGPLGMVMTAKNDKEALELANDIPFGLANSVWTADRKRQKFFTDHLESGTVSINRETSSDPRLPFGGAKSSGYGVELSLLALKEFVTVKTVVGE, from the coding sequence ATGACAAAAGAAATACAGAATAAACTGAAAAGTGCCGAGAGGTCTTATCAGGATTGGAAAACAGTTTCCTTCAGTGAACGGAAAAAACTGTTTAAGAAACTTGCGAAACTTCTGGACAGGGATTCGGAAGATTTGGCAAAAATTATCACTGAGGAGATGGGCAAACCTATCTCACAGGCGGTTGCCGAAGTGGAAAAGTGTGCTCTGATGACGCGTTACTATGCAAACGCTGAGAATGTCCTGAAGCCGGAGAAGGTAGAGACCGAATTCCGGATATCTGAAATCCATTATGCGCCGAAAGGTGTGATTCTGGGAGTAATGCCGTGGAATTTCCCGTTTTGGCAGGTTCTCCGGTTTGCCGTACCTACGATTTTGGCGGGCAACACAGTGGTGGTTAAACATGCGTCCATCTGTTTCGGCAGTGGTAAAGCTATTGAAAAGCTCTTTTTGGAGGCAGGTTTTCCTAAAGCTGTCTTTCAGAATCTGGAGGTTGGTCATGAGGTCGTGAAGGAACTTTTGGAAAACAGTATCGTAAAGGCCGTAAGTCTTACGGGCAGTGAGGGTGCCGGTGCTGAGGTTGCTGCTACTGCTGGTAAGTATATTAAGAAATCACTGCTGGAACTTGGCGGCTCGGATGCCTTTATAGTGCTGGACGATGCAGATTTGGAATCCGCGGCGGTCAGTGCTGCAAAGGCCAGGTTGGCCAACTGTGGTCAGGCCTGTAATGCAGGTAAGCGCTTCATCATCCAAAAAAAAATTGAAAAAGATTTTATGCCACTCTTTATTAATGAGTACAGAAAGTATGTGCCGGGAGACCCTATGGATCCTGAAACTGAGATCGCAGGAATGGCCAGGCCGGATCTTGCTGATGAACTGGAGAAGCAGTACACAACCGCATTGGAAAACGGGGCAGAGATCATTCTGCCATTAGAAAGAATTTCAGAGACCGCTTTCATGCCCGGTCTCATTAAGGTGAAGACCGGTAATCCGGTGCTGCAACAGGAACTTTTTGGGCCACTGGGGATGGTTATGACAGCGAAAAACGACAAAGAAGCATTAGAGCTTGCCAATGATATCCCTTTCGGACTTGCGAACTCTGTTTGGACAGCAGACCGGAAAAGACAGAAATTCTTCACAGATCACCTGGAATCCGGTACCGTAAGCATAAACCGGGAAACCAGTTCGGATCCGAGGCTGCCCTTTGGCGGCGCCAAATCTTCTGGTTATGGAGTAGAACTTTCTTTGCTCGCGCTGAAGGAGTTTGTAACTGTTAAAACGGTGGTAGGAGAGTAG
- the rplL gene encoding 50S ribosomal protein L7/L12: MSDLKNLAETLVNLTVKDVNELAAILKDEYGIEPAAAAVVMAAGGAAEAAEEKTEFDVILKAAGASKLAVVKLVKDLTGAGLKEAKDMVDGAPAPIKTGVSKDEAEALKKQLEEAGAEVELK, from the coding sequence ATGTCAGATTTAAAAAACTTAGCGGAAACGCTTGTAAACCTTACTGTAAAAGACGTAAATGAATTAGCTGCTATCCTTAAGGATGAGTACGGAATTGAGCCAGCTGCTGCTGCTGTAGTAATGGCTGCAGGTGGTGCTGCTGAAGCTGCTGAAGAGAAAACGGAATTCGACGTTATCCTTAAAGCTGCGGGTGCTTCCAAACTTGCTGTAGTTAAATTGGTAAAAGATCTTACAGGTGCTGGTCTTAAAGAAGCTAAGGATATGGTAGACGGAGCTCCTGCTCCAATCAAAACCGGTGTTTCTAAAGACGAAGCTGAAGCTCTTAAGAAGCAACTGGAAGAAGCAGGTGCTGAAGTAGAACTTAAGTAA
- the hutG gene encoding formimidoylglutamase, with product MIKQNNSIWQGRLDGDEALQHRIWQRVSLQNSYDEISPKDFVLHGFAVDEGVRRNKGRVGAALAPEVIRRNMGNFPVVKPDFSLKDFGDIACDSTLEAAQSELAAKTSSVLVNGGRSVVLGGGHEVTYAHFSGLRKAFPDKKIGIINIDAHFDNREPEAGVGPSSGTGFWQIAQEGAIHSLHIGIQRNSNTLKLFDTAHQYGMRYITADEIFFENLPGIYERIDDLANSTDVIYLTICMDVFNAAIAPGVSALAYSGIFADAAFMHFYRHILQNKKLLALDVAEVNPALDPDQRTARLAASLVNEWLMS from the coding sequence ATGATTAAGCAAAACAACAGTATTTGGCAGGGACGCCTTGATGGCGATGAAGCCCTGCAGCACAGGATCTGGCAGCGGGTTTCACTTCAGAACAGTTATGATGAGATTTCACCTAAAGATTTCGTTTTGCATGGATTTGCGGTAGACGAAGGTGTTCGACGTAACAAGGGTCGGGTTGGAGCCGCATTGGCACCGGAAGTTATACGTAGAAACATGGGCAATTTCCCGGTGGTAAAACCCGATTTTTCGTTAAAGGATTTTGGTGATATTGCATGTGATTCTACCCTGGAAGCAGCCCAGTCTGAATTGGCAGCAAAGACATCTTCTGTTTTGGTAAACGGTGGACGTTCCGTCGTACTGGGCGGTGGACACGAGGTTACCTATGCCCATTTTTCCGGCCTGCGAAAAGCTTTTCCTGATAAAAAGATCGGCATTATAAATATCGATGCCCATTTTGATAACCGGGAGCCGGAGGCTGGTGTAGGCCCTAGCTCGGGGACAGGTTTCTGGCAAATTGCTCAGGAAGGCGCAATCCATTCACTTCATATCGGGATACAGCGAAATTCCAATACACTGAAACTTTTTGATACCGCTCACCAATACGGCATGCGTTATATAACAGCAGACGAAATTTTCTTCGAAAACCTGCCCGGTATTTATGAGAGAATTGATGATTTGGCAAACAGTACAGATGTCATTTATCTCACTATCTGCATGGATGTCTTTAATGCGGCAATAGCACCGGGAGTTTCAGCTCTGGCTTACAGCGGAATTTTTGCTGATGCTGCGTTCATGCATTTCTACAGACATATACTTCAAAATAAAAAGCTGCTTGCGCTGGATGTTGCTGAAGTGAATCCGGCACTGGATCCTGATCAGAGAACAGCGCGGCTTGCTGCTTCGCTCGTAAATGAATGGCTGATGAGCTAA
- the rplJ gene encoding 50S ribosomal protein L10, with translation MTKEDKVLVIQEIKDLLQDAKVVYVADLEGLNAAKSSDFRRQAFKNNISVKVVKNTLLQKAMESMEVDFSEMFQTFKGNSALMVAETANAPAKLIKDFRKKDATPALKSAYVQETVYVGDENLETLANIKSKEEMLGEIIGLLQSPIQRLVSALQNKAEGADAAEETPADEAPAAETAAAPEAAEGTDAPAAE, from the coding sequence ATGACTAAAGAAGATAAAGTATTAGTAATACAAGAAATAAAAGACCTTCTGCAGGACGCGAAAGTGGTTTATGTAGCAGATCTTGAAGGCTTGAATGCTGCAAAGTCGTCAGATTTTAGAAGACAGGCATTTAAGAACAACATCAGCGTGAAAGTGGTGAAAAACACACTTCTGCAGAAAGCGATGGAATCAATGGAAGTGGACTTCTCTGAAATGTTTCAGACATTCAAAGGAAACTCCGCTCTTATGGTGGCCGAAACCGCTAACGCACCTGCAAAGCTGATTAAGGATTTCAGAAAAAAGGATGCAACTCCTGCCCTTAAGTCTGCTTATGTACAGGAAACTGTTTATGTAGGTGATGAAAACCTGGAAACCCTGGCAAACATCAAATCCAAAGAAGAAATGCTTGGAGAAATCATCGGATTGCTTCAGTCACCAATTCAAAGACTTGTTTCTGCATTACAGAACAAAGCTGAAGGTGCTGATGCTGCTGAAGAAACTCCTGCTGACGAAGCTCCAGCCGCTGAAACTGCTGCTGCTCCGGAAGCTGCAGAAGGAACTGATGCTCCTGCTGCTGAATAA